From a single Phragmites australis chromosome 7, lpPhrAust1.1, whole genome shotgun sequence genomic region:
- the LOC133924759 gene encoding protein ROLLING AND ERECT LEAF 2-like, protein MGCKGSKLDDQEAVALCRGRADLLAAAVRHRYALADAHAALAESIESVAGLLDHLLRLADSPGLTLPTARKGGATANWLPRSFDPSQPPSHGRSSHLQYGSSSGSESASPADSPPRRVPEQPSHPHYTYGYGYAPQPAYAYPAPGGSLQFYYARSRPPPASVAVAQRAPGPPERVYFGSFDAAGGYMQYHAYGAQQAPAAPQLTTAPPSPPKASSWDFLNVFENYDSYDNYYYDSAAAAAAAYTPSRSSREVREEEGIPELEEDEEDGVVVKEVSGEYSAPGSGGARSRRSSVGGVSSIDEPGNVVAHKDVMGESRRRPPADRNVTVPAPVPPTQRVFGNADVAGGIKAQLVRAAEAARQLAPLLEVGRPSYQGRSSVYHSSSRMMSSITVSHLGCKDVDLLDVGLVEKVVDSWSLSLVLEKLYFWERKLYGEVKAEEKMRLLIAKKSKRLKLLDQRGAEAQKIDATRNLLRKLSTKIRITLRVIAKISRKINKVRDEELWPQLNALIQGFVLMWQDKLDSYHIQCQVMSELKNLTSVELGASGRDLVMDLELELIKWIISFSSWVNSQRNFVKALDGWLALCLNYEPEEAGNGVPSYSPGRIGAPLVFVVCNKWSQVMDRISEKDVVNAMQALVSSVRHLWEQQHLEQSEQIIAIREREKWIKTLDRKTQELNKEADELNRKLALVPSRQSLHVPRTVQLYEAHCVEASNLNINLTLVLQALENFAANSLQAFQEILSCAERARLPRDNVRARKPSHE, encoded by the exons ATGGGGTGCAAGGGGTCCAAGCTCGACGACCAGGAGGCCGTCGCGCTGTGCCGAGGCCGCGCCGACCTGCTCGCCGCCGCGGTGCGGCACCGCTACGCGCTCGCCGACGCGCACGCGGCGCTCGCAGAGTCCATCGAGTCAGTGGCCGGTCTCCTGGACCACCTCCTCCGCCTGGCTGATTCGCCGGGGCTTACGCTGCCCACCGCGCGCAAGGGCGGCGCGACTGCGAACTGGCTGCCGCGGTCCTTCGACCCGTCGCAGCCGCCTTCGCACGGCCGTTCCTCGCATCTCCAGTACGGCTCGTCCTCCGGATCCGAGTCGGCTTCGCCTGCCGACTCGCCTCCCCGCCGCGTCCCCGAGCAGCCGTCGCACCCGCACTACACGTACGGGTATGGGTACGCGCCCCAGCCCGCGTACGCGTACCCGGCGCCGGGGGGCTCGCTGCAGTTCTACTACGCGCGCAGCCGCCCGCCCCCGGCGTCAGTCGCCGTCGCGCAGCGTGCACCGGGGCCGCCAGAGCGTGTGTATTTCGGCTCGTTCGATGCGGCGGGTGGTTACATGCAGTATCACGCCTACGGCGCCCAGCAGGCCCCGGCCGCACCGCAGCTGACGACGGCCCCGCCTTCGCCGCCGAAGGCGAGCTCGTGGGACTTCCTGAACGTGTTCGAGAACTATGACTCGTACGATAACTACTACTACGACTCCGCGGCGGCTGCAGCCGCGGCGTACACGCCGAGCCGGAGCTCGCGGGAGGTGCGCGAGGAGGAGGGAATCCCGGAgctggaggaggacgaggaagacGGTGTGGTCGTGAAGGAGGTGTCCGGTGAGTACTCAGCACCTGGGAGCGGCGGCGCACGCAGCCGGCGCAGCTCGGTCGGTGGTGTGAGTAGCATCGACGAGCCGGGGAATGTTGTCGCCCACAAGGACGTAATGGGGGAATCACGACGAAGGCCACCAGCAGACCGAAATGTGACCGTGCCCGCGCCAGTACCTCCAACGCAGAGGGTCTTCGGCAATGCGGATGTTGCCGGCGGAATCAAGGCACAGCTTGTccgcgcggcggaggcggcaagGCAGCTCGCGCCCTTGCTCGAAGTCGGGAGGCCCAGCTACCAAGGACGCAGCTCGGTCTACCACT CTTCATCAAGGATGATGTCGTCTATCACCGTGTCTCATTTGGGGTGCAAAGACGTGGACCTGCTGGACGTCGGATTAGTAGAGAAGGTGGTGGACTCATGGAGCCTATCCTTGGTGCTTGAGAAGCTCTATTTCTGGGAGAGGAAGCTGTATGGTGAGGTCAAG GCCGAGGAGAAAATGCGCTTACTTATTGCCAAGAAATCTAAGCGACTGAAATTATTGGATCAAAGGGGTGCGGAAGCTCAAAAGATTGATGCAACTCGGAATTTGCTGAGGAAGCTTTCAACAAAGATAAGAATTACCCTGCGTGTTATTGCCAAGATTTCGAGAAAGATAAACAAAGTAAGGGATGAGGAATTATGGCCACAACTTAATGCCTTGATCCAAGG GTTTGTGTTAATGTGGCAAGATAAACTGGATTCCTACCATATTCAGTGTCAAGTGATGTCAGAACTCAAGAACCTGACTTCAGTTGAGTTAGGTGCAAGTGGCCGAGATTTGGTAATGGATCTTGAACTAGAGCTGATTAAGTGGATAATCAGTTTTTCCTCTTGGGTGAATTCACAAAGGAACTTTGTAAAGGCACTGGATGGATGGCTAGCACTCTGTCTTAACTATGAGCCTGAGGAGGCGGGTAATGGAGTTCCTTCCTACTCACCCGGAAGAATAGGTGCTCCATTGGTTTTTGTTGTCTGCAACAAATGGTCTCAAGTTATGGATAGGATTTCTGAGAAGGATGTGGTTAATGCCATGCAAGCTCTTGTCTCTAGTGTGCGGCATCTGTGGGAGCAGCAGCATCTTGAACAAAGCGAACAAATCATTGCCATTCGAGAAAGGGAAAAATGGATCAAGACATTGGATAGGAAGACGCAGGAGCTTAATAAGGAAGCGGATGAATTGAACAGGAAGCTGGCGCTAGTACCAAGCCGGCAGAGTCTGCATGTACCAAGGACTGTACAGTTGTATGAGGCCCATTGTGTTGAGGCAAGTAACTTGAACATAAATTTGACCCTGGTTCTTCAAGCTTTAGAGAACTTTGCTGCCAATTCGCTGCAAGCTTTCCAGGAGATATTAAGTTGTGCTGAAAGGGCAAGGTTGCCAAGAGATAATGTGAGAGCGAGAAAACCATCGCATGAATAG